In Janthinobacterium sp. 67, a genomic segment contains:
- a CDS encoding sigma 54-interacting transcriptional regulator — translation MSEHPHILLVDDDPDLLRLLTIRLKAGNYRVTAVGSAEAALARLAVELPALVITDVQLPGRDGLALFDEIRRQHAALPVILLTAHGTIPDAVDATARGAFAYLTKPFDGKLLMEKVAYAINLSTVMPAQASGDESWRAELISRSSQMAELLAEAKLVAGSDASILIRGPSGTGKELLARALHNASRRAKAPFIAVNCGAIPEQLLESELFGHVKGSFTGAVGNREGLFQAADGGTLFLDEIGDMPLPLQVKLLRVLQERAVRPVGADQTRPVDVRLLSATHRDLDVAMTEGQFREDLYYRLNVVTLTLPPLAERREDIALLANHFLQKLAAKYQKPLNGFAPDALTALVAAPWPGNVRQLVNVVEQVCALATAPLVPLSLVQRALRVPSLEALSYNEAKQRFERDYLIQLLRLTDGNVADAARLADRNRTEFYRLLQKYELTPALFRGDGDPVAE, via the coding sequence ATGAGCGAACACCCCCACATTTTATTGGTCGACGACGATCCAGACCTGCTGCGTTTGCTGACCATCCGCTTGAAGGCGGGCAACTATCGCGTGACGGCCGTGGGCAGCGCGGAAGCGGCGCTGGCGCGCCTGGCCGTGGAATTGCCGGCCCTGGTCATTACCGACGTGCAATTGCCGGGCCGCGACGGCCTGGCCCTGTTCGATGAAATCCGCCGCCAGCATGCGGCCCTGCCCGTGATTCTCTTGACGGCGCACGGCACGATTCCCGACGCCGTCGACGCGACGGCGCGCGGCGCGTTTGCCTACCTGACGAAACCGTTCGACGGCAAGCTCTTGATGGAAAAAGTGGCGTATGCCATCAACTTGTCCACCGTCATGCCGGCGCAAGCGTCCGGCGACGAGAGCTGGCGTGCCGAGCTGATCAGCCGCAGTTCGCAGATGGCCGAGCTGCTGGCCGAAGCCAAGCTGGTGGCGGGGTCCGACGCCAGCATCTTGATCCGCGGCCCCAGCGGAACGGGCAAGGAATTGCTGGCGCGCGCGCTGCACAACGCCAGCCGCCGCGCCAAGGCGCCGTTTATCGCCGTCAACTGCGGCGCCATTCCCGAGCAGCTGCTGGAATCGGAACTGTTCGGTCACGTGAAGGGATCGTTTACGGGCGCCGTCGGCAACCGCGAAGGCTTGTTCCAGGCGGCCGATGGCGGCACCCTGTTTTTGGATGAGATCGGCGACATGCCCTTGCCGCTGCAGGTGAAACTGCTGCGCGTGCTGCAGGAGCGTGCCGTGCGCCCCGTCGGCGCCGACCAGACGCGTCCGGTGGACGTGCGCCTGTTGTCGGCCACGCACCGCGACCTCGACGTGGCGATGACCGAGGGGCAATTCCGCGAAGACCTGTATTACCGCCTCAACGTCGTGACCTTGACCCTGCCGCCGCTGGCCGAGCGCCGCGAAGATATCGCCCTGCTGGCCAACCATTTCCTGCAGAAGCTGGCGGCCAAGTATCAAAAACCGCTGAACGGTTTTGCGCCCGACGCCTTGACGGCGCTGGTGGCCGCGCCATGGCCCGGCAATGTGCGCCAGCTGGTCAATGTCGTCGAGCAAGTGTGCGCGCTGGCCACGGCGCCGCTGGTGCCCTTGAGCCTGGTGCAGCGCGCCCTGCGCGTGCCGTCCCTGGAAGCGCTCAGCTACAACGAAGCCAAGCAGCGCTTCGAGCGCGACTACCTGATTCAGCTGCTGCGCCTGACGGACGGCAACGTGGCCGACGCGGCCCGCCTGGCCGACCGCAACCGCACGGAGTTCTACCGTTTATTGCAGAAATACGAGCTGACGCCGGCCCTGTTTCGGGGCGATGGCGACCCTGTCGCTGAATAG